Within Roseibium sp. HPY-6, the genomic segment TTGCCGTCATCGCTTCCCTGCTGTCCCGTTCCGGGCAATGTCCGGGCGTATTGACGACCCCTTGCTATCTTTCCCTGTTTTCAGAACGGAAATTGCCGGGCACGACGGGTTACTGGTCGCAAACAATAACCCGTCATTGCGATCTGAGCGCTGGATTGCTCAGGCTTGAAACCCGATACCTTGTGCCGGGCCTTGCCGGTTCATTTTACGACGCAGTCTTTGCGACCAGGCCAATCATTATCGCGCCTGTTCAGATTGCGACGTCTGATCCCGCTCAGCAAACACTTCGCGCGCTGCGTTCAAGCCATTGATCGCAGCCGGCAGTCCGCCGTAGACCGCCATCTGCCAGATCGCCTCGACGATTTCGACCCGGCTCGCGCCCGCTGCAAGCGTGTGTTCGATGTTGACCTTCAGTTGCGGCGCCGTTTGCCCGCCCAGCACCGTGAGAGCCGCAATCGTGCAGAGCTGCCGTGTTTTCAGATCGAGCCCCGGCCGCGCGTAGTGCCGCCCGTAGCCCCACTCCACGAGACTCTCCGTGAAGCCTGGCAGCAGATCGTCGTATCTGGACCTGAGGGTTGCTTCCAGATCAGGGTTGAGGCGGCGCGCTATTTCCCGTCCCCGGTTCAGTGCTTCGCTCATCGTCAATGCCTTTCGAAGATGGCTGCGCGCCGTGTTCGGTCCGGGCGCAGTTTTCAAAGGCTGGGTCGACAGCTTCGCCGGCCTCCATCCTTTTGTAGAGGTCGATTTTTTCGTCCAGTACCGTCAGCATCTCGGTCAGACGTGCAACGTCGCCCGCGACCTTTTCCCGATGAGTCTCGAGCATTTGTCTGCGCTCGGTCAGCGAAGCTGCGCCCTTCGTGCGCAGATCCGCATAACGCAGACGGCCCTTGATGCCCATGCCGGTCGATTTGAGCCTGGCAAGAAAGTCAATCCAGCGCAGAACCGTCTCGTCATAGACCCGGCGTCCGCCGCCATCGCGAGGCGGTTTCGGCAAAAGACCGATCTTCTCGTAGTAACGCAGCGTGTCGGTCGAGAGTCCCGACTTTTCAGCAAGATCACCAATCCGCATGACTGTCTCCGAACAGAACGATCTGCTTCACATACATGTTGGAGCGCACTCCAGGTCAAGAGCCTTTTCTGTCCTGTTTACGCCGATATGGGTTTGTAAGTTGATCCCAGGTCGACGGATTGGTCATTCCGGCTGAAGCACAGCGGAAGGCCGGAACCCGGTAACCTCTTGCTTTGTCGCCTATCCTTCCCTCGGTCACACGGGGTGCCGGACCATGGCCTTGCCGCTTGCGCATGAAACCGGGACGACAAG encodes:
- a CDS encoding MerR family transcriptional regulator, which encodes MRIGDLAEKSGLSTDTLRYYEKIGLLPKPPRDGGGRRVYDETVLRWIDFLARLKSTGMGIKGRLRYADLRTKGAASLTERRQMLETHREKVAGDVARLTEMLTVLDEKIDLYKRMEAGEAVDPAFENCARTEHGAQPSSKGIDDERSTEPGTGNSAPPQP
- a CDS encoding carboxymuconolactone decarboxylase family protein, which translates into the protein MSEALNRGREIARRLNPDLEATLRSRYDDLLPGFTESLVEWGYGRHYARPGLDLKTRQLCTIAALTVLGGQTAPQLKVNIEHTLAAGASRVEIVEAIWQMAVYGGLPAAINGLNAAREVFAERDQTSQSEQAR